GGTATTAACAGGAACCCTAGCGGGAATCGCAGAATGGTTAGGTATTGATCCTACAATCGTACGTGTGATTTATGTGGTAGCGAGCTTTATCTTTATCGGTAGCCCAATTTTCTTATATATTGTCTTAGCTGTATTGATTCCTTCAGGTAGAGCGAGAAATGATAGCTATGGGCATCAAAACCCGTATAATAGAAATACTCGTAATGCTAACCCTTATGCGAATGATCAAAAACAAAGAAAACAAGCTGAAAAAGTGAATGATGATGACTGGAGTGACTTTTAATGAGCTATTTTCAACGTCTGATTGTTAATACGTTGACCTTTGTTTCACTCGCAGTGATTTTCCCGAATATGATTTATGTAAGGAGTATCTGGATGGCGATCATCGCGGCATTTGTTCTTTCTATATTGAATATGCTAGTGAAACCGGTGTTGACGATTCTATCGCTTCCGCTGACGTTACTTACATTTGGTTTATTTAGTTTTATTGTCAAT
The Enterococcus silesiacus DNA segment above includes these coding regions:
- a CDS encoding PspC family transcriptional regulator gives rise to the protein MRKRLTKSPNNVVLTGTLAGIAEWLGIDPTIVRVIYVVASFIFIGSPIFLYIVLAVLIPSGRARNDSYGHQNPYNRNTRNANPYANDQKQRKQAEKVNDDDWSDF